In Oscillospiraceae bacterium, the following are encoded in one genomic region:
- a CDS encoding TraX family protein, whose translation MTENPLLPVEHFKSYAVYFLVFGVSAFISALALDPTASSLIEVKGALALTVLAAVLVAGLAVKYRKKEGFVIQLAAGIATLLIFALTLFFMPQLGKSTVILASCGVLVIMIWFTAFLLTGKLTAERMILLLLAVGFLIRILYGLNTPIEVRQHDVEQFGSGNGHAGYIEYFFNNMKLPDFDPTTVWQFYHPPLHHFLVAVWLKIMTAFGLTWNRALESIQFLTAFYSAASMLISVKIFRILGLKGKGLVLAAALIAFSPSFIIFSGSINNDILSITFTLAAIYATLKWVKTKKWTDIIQIALFIGLGMSTKQSIGAIAPAIALVFLLELIAGKGERWRLVCQFAVFAVICIPLGLWWPVRNHLLFGSPLAYVPMLSLDSYQYIGTYNFVQRFLFPPSISFSSNFILWGSYWNQPTCEFNVWSGLFKTAAFGEYNIAYSSSAGAWMTTVLAVSNVAVGLIGFGAMVYYLIKKQSMASRQKLLMLGVYLFVLFSYLSFAYTFPHTCTMNMRYASPLLVIGSYFFARLAGDFLNNTKKAVKAIGYTLAGITALFCVSSAIIYTTLGG comes from the coding sequence TTGACCGAGAATCCGCTGCTTCCGGTTGAACACTTCAAGTCATACGCCGTATATTTTTTGGTGTTCGGTGTTTCGGCTTTTATTTCCGCATTGGCTTTGGACCCGACCGCTTCATCGCTGATCGAGGTCAAAGGGGCGCTCGCGTTGACGGTGCTCGCCGCCGTACTCGTCGCCGGACTCGCGGTCAAATACCGCAAAAAAGAAGGCTTTGTAATCCAGCTTGCCGCGGGAATCGCCACACTTCTGATTTTTGCGTTGACTTTGTTCTTTATGCCGCAATTGGGTAAATCTACGGTAATTTTGGCATCCTGCGGCGTTTTAGTGATCATGATCTGGTTCACGGCTTTTCTGCTGACCGGTAAATTGACCGCCGAGCGGATGATATTGCTGCTGCTTGCCGTGGGATTTCTGATTCGAATTCTTTACGGTTTGAATACGCCGATCGAAGTCCGACAACACGACGTTGAGCAGTTCGGAAGCGGAAACGGGCATGCGGGGTACATCGAGTATTTCTTTAACAACATGAAGCTGCCGGATTTCGATCCGACCACGGTCTGGCAGTTTTACCATCCGCCTCTGCACCATTTTCTCGTTGCTGTCTGGTTGAAAATCATGACCGCATTCGGGCTGACCTGGAATCGCGCGTTGGAATCGATCCAATTCCTGACGGCGTTTTATTCGGCGGCCTCCATGCTCATCAGCGTCAAGATTTTCAGAATCCTCGGACTGAAAGGCAAGGGGCTTGTCCTTGCTGCGGCGCTGATCGCGTTCAGCCCGTCATTCATCATCTTCTCGGGCAGCATAAACAACGATATCCTTTCAATCACTTTTACACTTGCGGCGATCTACGCGACGCTCAAATGGGTCAAGACCAAGAAGTGGACCGACATCATCCAAATCGCTCTGTTCATCGGACTCGGAATGTCGACCAAACAGTCGATCGGCGCCATTGCGCCCGCCATTGCCCTGGTTTTCTTATTGGAACTGATCGCGGGGAAAGGGGAGCGCTGGCGGCTCGTCTGTCAATTTGCGGTCTTTGCCGTGATCTGTATTCCGCTCGGTCTCTGGTGGCCGGTTCGCAATCACCTTTTGTTCGGCTCACCGCTCGCCTATGTCCCGATGCTCTCCTTGGACAGTTATCAATATATCGGAACCTACAATTTCGTTCAGCGGTTTCTGTTCCCGCCGTCGATCAGCTTCAGCAGCAACTTTATCCTCTGGGGTTCCTATTGGAACCAGCCCACCTGTGAGTTCAACGTCTGGAGCGGCCTGTTTAAGACCGCGGCGTTCGGTGAATATAACATCGCTTATTCAAGTTCTGCCGGAGCGTGGATGACCACGGTGCTTGCGGTGTCAAACGTCGCGGTCGGTTTGATCGGTTTCGGCGCGATGGTTTATTATCTCATCAAAAAGCAGTCGATGGCGTCTCGCCAAAAATTGCTGATGCTGGGCGTTTACTTGTTCGTACTGTTCTCCTATCTGTCGTTTGCCTACACCTTCCCGCATACCTGCACGATGAACATGCGCTATGCCTCGCCGCTGCTCGTGATCGGTTCTTATTTCTTTGCGCGGCTTGCGGGGGATTTTTTAAACAATACAAAGAAAGCCGTAAAGGCAATCGGCTATACATTGGCCGGAATTACGGCGCTGTTCTGCGTTTCATCGGCGATTATCTATACGACCTTGGGCGGTTGA
- a CDS encoding NAD(P)/FAD-dependent oxidoreductase: protein MKKVIVIGAGPAGLTAADELLRKGGFEVTVLEESGEVGGISRTVRYNGNRMDIGGHRFFSKSDEVMKRWEELMPLQGSLAIDDKLLGRERPVYPGGPDPEKDDKVMLVRHRVSRIYYLKKFFDYPISMKASTIKGMGFGRTMKAGFSYLKSAMVKKPETSLENFYINRFGKVLYGMFFEGYTEKLWGRHPSDISADWGAQRVKGLSIRTLLKDMFSKAFGKKSNKNAETSLIEEFWYPKFGPGQLWEGLADDIVKRGAVLKMNCGVKRLIVENGKITGVVCETAEGEKTLTADVVISSMPLRDLVLGIEGDKPSEDMLRIAKGLPYRDFVTVGLLVKRLNLKNETAIKTLGNIVPDCWIYVQETEVKLGRIQVFNNWSPYMVKDPEHTVWIGLEYFCAEGDEFWKMPDEERVKFAAAELEKMGIIGADDVLDSHCERIKKAYPAYFDTYAEIDKLVDYLNTIDNLYCIGRNGQHRYNNMDHSMMTAMVAAETIAAGSDKTAVWKVNTEQEYHEKKESEQKAEN from the coding sequence ATGAAAAAAGTAATTGTAATCGGCGCAGGCCCCGCGGGTTTGACCGCGGCGGACGAATTGCTGCGCAAGGGCGGTTTTGAAGTGACCGTGCTCGAGGAGAGCGGAGAAGTCGGCGGTATTTCGCGTACGGTTCGATATAACGGCAACCGCATGGACATCGGCGGACACCGGTTCTTCTCAAAGTCGGATGAGGTCATGAAACGGTGGGAAGAATTGATGCCGCTTCAGGGCTCTCTGGCAATCGACGATAAATTGCTCGGCAGGGAGAGACCGGTCTATCCGGGAGGTCCCGATCCCGAGAAAGACGATAAGGTGATGTTGGTTCGTCACCGGGTTTCCCGCATCTACTACTTAAAAAAGTTCTTCGATTATCCGATCTCAATGAAGGCCTCGACGATTAAAGGCATGGGCTTCGGACGCACGATGAAGGCCGGATTTTCCTACTTAAAATCCGCAATGGTCAAAAAACCCGAGACTTCGCTTGAAAATTTTTATATCAACCGCTTCGGAAAAGTCCTTTACGGGATGTTCTTCGAGGGCTACACCGAAAAGCTTTGGGGCCGCCATCCGTCCGATATCTCCGCCGACTGGGGCGCGCAGCGGGTCAAGGGCCTCTCTATCCGTACGCTTTTAAAGGACATGTTCTCCAAGGCGTTCGGCAAAAAGAGCAATAAGAACGCCGAGACCTCTCTGATCGAAGAATTCTGGTATCCGAAATTCGGCCCGGGTCAGCTCTGGGAAGGCCTTGCGGATGATATCGTAAAACGCGGCGCTGTTTTAAAAATGAACTGCGGCGTAAAACGCCTGATCGTTGAAAACGGCAAAATCACCGGAGTCGTCTGCGAGACCGCAGAGGGCGAAAAGACGCTGACTGCCGACGTTGTGATTTCCTCAATGCCGCTCCGCGACCTTGTTCTCGGCATTGAAGGGGACAAGCCCTCCGAGGATATGCTTCGAATCGCCAAAGGTCTGCCGTACCGTGATTTCGTGACGGTCGGTTTGCTCGTCAAACGCCTGAATCTCAAAAACGAAACCGCAATCAAGACGCTCGGCAACATCGTCCCGGACTGCTGGATCTATGTTCAGGAGACCGAAGTCAAACTGGGCCGCATTCAAGTGTTCAATAACTGGTCGCCGTATATGGTCAAGGACCCCGAACATACCGTTTGGATCGGACTCGAATATTTCTGCGCTGAGGGCGATGAATTCTGGAAAATGCCCGACGAAGAGCGCGTGAAATTTGCCGCTGCGGAACTTGAGAAGATGGGCATCATCGGCGCGGACGACGTGCTCGACAGCCACTGCGAACGGATCAAGAAGGCCTACCCGGCCTATTTCGACACCTATGCCGAGATCGACAAGCTGGTCGATTATCTCAATACCATCGATAATCTCTACTGCATCGGCCGCAACGGCCAGCACCGCTATAACAACATGGACCACTCGATGATGACCGCGATGGTCGCCGCAGAAACAATCGCAGCCGGCAGCGACAAGACGGCTGTCTGGAAAGTCAATACCGAGCAGGAATACCACGAAAAGAAAGAGTCTGAACAAAAAGCCGAGAATTGA
- a CDS encoding GtrA family protein, producing MGFKKAVLEKSESTAVQFVRSLIVGGIATGVDVGIAMLLVYGFSVNEQLAAAIGFIFGLATNYILSAVWIFDKSKVTTRLGEFLVFAVIGAVGLLIKVGLITLFEKLMDRPFYNDWFLNNLNELIRNITATVIVFIYNFAARKLILYRNKPGKPENEKKEETVK from the coding sequence ATGGGATTTAAAAAAGCGGTTTTGGAAAAATCGGAAAGCACGGCGGTGCAGTTTGTGCGCTCATTGATCGTCGGCGGAATCGCAACAGGCGTTGATGTCGGCATTGCGATGCTGCTTGTCTACGGCTTTTCTGTCAACGAGCAATTGGCGGCTGCAATCGGGTTTATTTTCGGGCTCGCGACAAATTATATTTTAAGTGCGGTTTGGATATTTGATAAATCCAAGGTCACCACGCGGCTCGGGGAATTTTTGGTGTTTGCCGTTATCGGCGCGGTCGGGCTTTTAATCAAAGTCGGCTTGATTACCTTGTTTGAAAAGTTGATGGACAGGCCTTTTTACAATGATTGGTTTTTAAACAATCTTAACGAATTGATCCGTAACATAACCGCTACCGTAATCGTCTTTATTTATAACTTCGCCGCAAGAAAGTTGATTTTATACCGCAATAAACCGGGAAAACCCGAAAACGAGAAGAAGGAAGAGACAGTAAAATGA
- a CDS encoding flavin reductase, whose product MEFKELQIKQLDFNPFEMIGGWALLASGKPDNFNMMTVSWGQTGVLWYKNVVTAYVRPQRYTKGFMDTNDVFTLSFFDEKYKDALSLCGNKSGRDIDKMHLSGLTAEHRGGAVLFSEAKLILVCEKLYTGQIEKEGFSDEKVINKSYPLADFHTFYIGEIKKILSK is encoded by the coding sequence ATGGAATTCAAGGAACTTCAAATCAAGCAGCTTGACTTCAATCCGTTCGAGATGATCGGCGGTTGGGCATTACTCGCAAGCGGAAAACCCGATAATTTCAATATGATGACGGTGAGCTGGGGGCAGACCGGCGTATTATGGTATAAAAACGTTGTGACGGCTTATGTGCGTCCTCAGCGCTACACCAAGGGCTTTATGGACACGAACGACGTCTTTACGCTCAGCTTTTTTGATGAGAAATACAAAGACGCTCTGTCGCTGTGCGGAAACAAGAGCGGACGGGACATTGATAAAATGCATCTAAGCGGTCTGACGGCGGAACACAGAGGCGGTGCGGTGTTATTCAGCGAGGCAAAATTGATTCTGGTCTGCGAAAAGCTCTATACCGGACAGATTGAAAAAGAGGGTTTTTCAGATGAAAAGGTGATTAATAAGAGTTACCCGTTGGCTGATTTTCACACGTTTTACATCGGGGAGATCAAAAAGATACTTTCAAAGTAA
- a CDS encoding TraX family protein translates to MSTTVLKFIAILTMLIDHLGASGLIPYGSPWYTVCRVIGRLAFPLFCFCVAEGLKYSKNRKNYILRMFIFALVSEVPFDLMIHQTWFTWQGQNVIFTLLLAVIGITVFEQPELLGRIMQKYEKNPETYAYQNADWVVKSFILAVCALLAYILKTDYAWFGVCLIYVMYFTGRWSKPKRYIAVAATIIGYGLLSSLVPASDLNISVFGGYGAVPFTSWFFYKITIYYWLAASASLILIMLYNNRKGKGLKWLFYVFYPAHMLILYLFVRFDLVSKIGTLIGIS, encoded by the coding sequence ATGAGCACAACCGTTTTAAAGTTCATTGCAATCCTCACAATGCTGATCGACCATCTCGGCGCATCCGGTTTAATCCCATACGGCAGCCCGTGGTATACGGTTTGCCGCGTGATCGGACGGCTGGCGTTCCCGTTATTTTGCTTCTGCGTCGCCGAAGGTTTGAAATACAGTAAGAATCGGAAAAACTACATTCTCCGCATGTTTATTTTCGCTTTGGTCAGCGAAGTGCCGTTTGATTTGATGATTCACCAAACTTGGTTTACCTGGCAGGGACAAAACGTCATTTTTACGCTTTTGCTCGCTGTAATCGGCATCACGGTATTCGAACAGCCTGAACTGCTCGGCAGGATTATGCAGAAATACGAAAAGAATCCCGAGACCTATGCTTATCAAAACGCCGACTGGGTAGTGAAGTCTTTTATACTGGCTGTCTGCGCGTTATTGGCTTATATTTTAAAAACCGATTATGCATGGTTCGGCGTATGTTTGATCTATGTGATGTATTTTACCGGCAGATGGTCGAAACCGAAACGATATATCGCCGTTGCCGCGACGATTATCGGATATGGGCTCCTCAGTTCACTGGTACCTGCAAGCGATCTGAATATATCGGTATTCGGCGGATACGGAGCAGTTCCATTTACATCATGGTTCTTTTACAAAATCACGATTTACTACTGGCTTGCGGCGAGTGCGTCGCTGATTTTAATTATGCTGTATAACAACCGGAAGGGCAAAGGCCTGAAATGGTTGTTTTATGTCTTCTATCCCGCGCATATGCTGATTTTGTATCTCTTCGTTCGTTTCGATTTGGTATCGAAAATCGGAACTTTAATCGGAATATCTTAA
- the alr gene encoding alanine racemase: MDGNKQRATATIHLSALRKNFEYIKTLTGGKCKICAMVKADAYGHGAVGVAGELARRGVSYLGLADIYEAQTLREAGITTPILMMGYTPKCDMPRLREYDLTQTVFDLDYAGTLNEVVGGKLRCHLKIDTGMGRLGYVCPDGFPTKDLLRTIEMPNLDFEGAYTHFAKADEADCDMTRRQFENFMSVLSNLECAGHKFQIRHAANSAAIMNFPEMHLDMVRPGIMLFGLMPDGSKNEHLTPVLDYAGAVELVKDVAAGTTISYGGTYRCETDKRIAVVSLGYADGVSRTLSNRGFLLVNGKRAAILGKVCMDHLMIDADRLGKIECGMPAYIIGGGIKGNTADDLAELEGTISYEVLCRMVGNRVKKIYTE; the protein is encoded by the coding sequence TTGGACGGAAACAAACAGCGCGCAACTGCGACGATACATCTTTCCGCGCTGCGGAAAAATTTTGAATATATCAAGACCCTGACCGGCGGCAAATGCAAAATATGCGCTATGGTCAAAGCGGATGCGTATGGCCACGGCGCGGTCGGTGTTGCCGGAGAACTGGCGCGCCGTGGTGTGAGTTATCTCGGGCTTGCGGATATCTACGAAGCCCAGACACTGCGTGAAGCCGGCATTACAACTCCGATTTTGATGATGGGATATACACCGAAATGCGATATGCCCCGTCTTCGCGAATATGATCTGACCCAGACTGTTTTTGACCTGGATTATGCCGGGACGCTGAACGAAGTCGTCGGGGGTAAATTGCGCTGCCATCTGAAAATCGACACGGGAATGGGGCGGCTCGGCTATGTCTGCCCTGACGGTTTTCCGACAAAGGATTTGCTTCGCACAATCGAGATGCCGAATCTCGATTTCGAGGGGGCATATACCCATTTCGCCAAAGCCGATGAGGCCGATTGCGATATGACCCGCCGTCAGTTTGAAAATTTTATGTCGGTGTTGTCAAATCTCGAGTGCGCAGGACATAAATTTCAAATTCGCCATGCGGCAAACAGCGCCGCAATCATGAATTTTCCCGAGATGCATCTCGATATGGTGCGCCCGGGGATTATGTTGTTCGGTCTGATGCCTGACGGCAGTAAAAATGAACACCTTACCCCGGTTCTCGATTATGCGGGCGCGGTGGAACTCGTCAAGGATGTCGCCGCCGGCACCACAATCAGTTACGGCGGAACCTACCGCTGCGAGACCGATAAACGTATCGCGGTCGTCAGCTTGGGTTATGCCGACGGCGTCAGCAGGACGCTTTCAAATCGCGGTTTTTTACTGGTCAACGGCAAACGAGCGGCAATCTTGGGGAAAGTTTGCATGGATCATCTGATGATTGACGCCGACCGGCTCGGAAAGATCGAATGCGGAATGCCGGCCTATATCATCGGCGGCGGCATCAAAGGAAATACGGCCGACGATCTTGCCGAACTTGAGGGTACCATTAGTTATGAGGTTTTGTGCCGAATGGTCGGAAACCGCGTCAAAAAGATTTACACCGAATAA
- a CDS encoding methionine gamma-lyase family protein: MNERVLIAAQKAELKIKSQFEKIEHTERICTERVLKAFSENRVSEAHLLGTTGYGYGDLGRETLDKVYASVYGTEDAFVRIQMVSGTHAIATGLFGVLRPGDQVLSITGKPYDTILPTIMKKGGGSLADFGVKFDWLDFDGIFNLNRILSMITGKKMIYIQRSRGYTLRRSLTTGDIDRAIEAIHAKFPEMIVFVDNCYGEFVCESEPKADLLAGSLIKNAGGGLCPCGGYLAGKKELIDACADRLFAQDIGREVGATLFQNRSMFMGMFMAPHATAEALKTSVFAAALFDELGFETEPVFDAERADIVQLLKLGNPELLIRFCRGLQSGSPIDSYVSPEPWDMPGYNSKVIMAAGGFISGSSVEISADAPLREPFAVWLQGGLTFAGGRYAVLRAAEAIIL; encoded by the coding sequence ATGAACGAAAGAGTTCTGATTGCCGCGCAAAAAGCGGAATTAAAAATTAAATCTCAGTTTGAAAAAATCGAACATACCGAGCGCATTTGCACTGAGCGGGTGTTGAAGGCATTTTCCGAAAATCGGGTCAGCGAAGCGCATCTGCTCGGCACAACCGGCTACGGTTACGGCGACCTCGGGCGCGAGACGCTTGATAAGGTCTATGCGTCCGTTTACGGCACCGAGGACGCTTTTGTCCGCATCCAGATGGTCAGCGGTACCCATGCGATTGCAACCGGATTGTTCGGGGTGCTGCGCCCCGGAGATCAGGTTCTTTCGATTACCGGAAAACCCTACGATACCATTCTGCCGACCATTATGAAAAAGGGCGGGGGTTCGCTTGCCGATTTCGGTGTTAAATTTGATTGGCTCGATTTCGACGGGATATTTAATCTGAATAGAATTCTTTCTATGATTACCGGAAAGAAAATGATCTATATTCAGCGCTCGCGCGGATATACCCTGCGGCGTTCATTGACCACGGGAGACATTGACCGGGCGATTGAGGCAATTCATGCGAAATTCCCCGAAATGATTGTCTTTGTCGACAACTGTTATGGCGAATTTGTCTGCGAAAGCGAACCCAAAGCCGATCTGTTGGCGGGCAGCTTGATTAAAAACGCGGGCGGCGGGCTGTGTCCCTGCGGCGGATATCTCGCGGGAAAAAAAGAACTGATCGACGCCTGCGCCGACCGGTTGTTTGCGCAGGATATCGGGCGCGAAGTAGGAGCGACTCTGTTTCAAAACCGCAGTATGTTCATGGGGATGTTCATGGCTCCGCACGCTACCGCCGAGGCCTTAAAGACCTCGGTTTTCGCGGCTGCGCTGTTTGACGAACTCGGCTTTGAAACCGAGCCTGTTTTTGACGCGGAACGCGCCGATATCGTGCAGCTGTTGAAACTGGGAAATCCCGAACTGTTGATCAGATTTTGCAGGGGGCTTCAAAGCGGTTCTCCGATTGACAGCTACGTCAGCCCGGAGCCGTGGGATATGCCCGGTTATAACAGCAAGGTCATTATGGCAGCCGGCGGTTTTATCTCCGGTTCGAGTGTTGAAATCTCGGCTGATGCGCCGCTGAGGGAACCTTTCGCGGTCTGGCTGCAGGGCGGATTGACGTTTGCGGGCGGGCGATATGCGGTACTTCGGGCTGCAGAGGCGATAATTTTATAA